CGCGCTCAGGTTGCGGCGCATCGCGTGAGCGGAGAGTATGAAAGGGATCGATACGCGCCTCCCTTGCGCTGCGCGAAAGCTCCAAACCACCAGCCGTTGTGGGGTCTCACATCGGCCTCCGTGCATTCAGGGACGGCCAACTCTCGTCACGGCGGCCTAACCGTGGGAAAAAGCGTGGGGTCTGTGCAGCGTAGCGCTCCCACGGCTCACCAAACGTCGCGCGCGCGTCGGCTTCCTCGTGGATTGCAAGTCTGACATACATGGCGACGAGCACCGGGAACATCGCGAGCGTCAGCAGCGTGGGCCACTGAAGAAGGAAGCCGAGCATGATCACGACGAAGCCATCGTACTGCGGGTGGCGCACGCGAGCGTACGGGCCTGTGGTGGCAAGATGACCGGCCTGTTGCGCCTTGTACAGCACGTTCCAGGCGGCCGCGAGAAGCCAGAAGCCGCCGAAGATCAAGACATTGCTCAGGAGGTGCAGCGGGTTGAAATGTGGGTCCCCCCTCCAGCCGAATAGCGTCTCCCAAAGATGGCCCGCGCCGTGTGACGTCAGATCTAGCCCCGGGTAGCGCCGTCCGAGCCAGCCGGAAAGCAGATAAATCGTGAGT
This genomic window from Gemmatimonadaceae bacterium contains:
- a CDS encoding isoprenylcysteine carboxylmethyltransferase family protein, yielding MINSAIFLIFAFSFTKPKTRRDWRSFSAFSAFIVALFVEMYGFPLTIYLLSGWLGRRYPGLDLTSHGAGHLWETLFGWRGDPHFNPLHLLSNVLIFGGFWLLAAAWNVLYKAQQAGHLATTGPYARVRHPQYDGFVVIMLGFLLQWPTLLTLAMFPVLVAMYVRLAIHEEADARATFGEPWERYAAQTPRFFPRLGRRDESWPSLNARRPM